A section of the bacterium genome encodes:
- a CDS encoding HipA N-terminal domain-containing protein, with translation MGAVSHKKNDKRTALFEYHPDILNSNIQLSPVSMPLRKNIRSFPDTSQRTFKGLPGISIDSLFDKFFNQLIDQHMASKGYTLNEIVQLIDYCMLG, from the coding sequence ATTGGAGCTGTTTCACATAAAAAGAATGACAAACGTACAGCTCTATTTGAATATCATCCTGATATTTTAAACTCCAATATTCAACTTTCGCCAGTAAGTATGCCGCTTAGGAAAAATATACGCTCTTTTCCTGATACAAGTCAAAGAACATTCAAAGGCTTACCTGGCATTTCAATAGACAGTTTATTTGATAAATTTTTTAATCAGTTGATAGATCAGCATATGGCCAGTAAAGGTTATACTCTCAATGAGATAGTGCAATTGATCGACTATTGTATGTTGGGGTAG
- a CDS encoding amino acid permease — protein sequence MTTDNKIKFGWVKGVYIPSILTIFGAVMFLRMGWMLGQVGLVASLLIVTLSSLITFLTALSIASTATNMKVEGGGAYYMISRSFGLEAGAAIGIPLFFAQSLGIAFYITGFAESVIMLFPFIPELPIKLLFLSIIGATAYKSTDFALKTQGIILVLILISIVSFFLGQDVNHLSPIDHMMQPKVSFWAVFAVFFPAVTGIEAGLSMSGDLKNASKALPIGTLLAVITGFIVYALFSIKLDNLGLNQDVLLSDTLIVKSVAFIPLFVVLGLWGSTLSSALGAMLGAPRTLQALAKDRVVFSFFAKGSDEKDIPQRATIFSLLVAACVFFLGDLNAIASILSMFFLTSYGFLNLSAAFEQLMGNPSWRPEFRTHFLTSLFGAVGCLAAMLMINPGATFLATACVTVIYIITKKRNLGSHWSDIRRGLWMSLVRNAIYKLDSMDPDARSWRPNIYALTGSPKSRWSLVQFANMLTKDKGFLSLGASITGDKVSDDRSVKLEKSIKEFLNKKHIAALVSVTIGENTWKSIKNSIFSYGMGPIRPNTILFGDCDKDENLPDYISLLQSCYRKEKNVLILKNRMDEEKEEAELGQDLPLKRIDIWWGREQQNANLMLALAHLMQQYSPQGKTNIFLKTTIHEGEDQEQALDVLKQFIKSGRLNITPEVFICEKNQNPFEVIQSNSTGADLVFLGMRAPQEEETVDSYIDYYTSLRKKTEKLPLTCITLASEDINFKEIFN from the coding sequence ATGACAACAGATAATAAAATTAAATTTGGCTGGGTTAAAGGCGTTTATATCCCAAGTATTTTAACAATCTTTGGCGCCGTGATGTTTTTAAGAATGGGCTGGATGCTGGGACAAGTGGGCTTAGTGGCTTCTTTGCTTATTGTCACCCTATCTTCTTTGATTACTTTTTTAACTGCCCTCTCTATTGCTTCTACAGCAACAAATATGAAAGTTGAAGGTGGTGGCGCTTACTATATGATTTCAAGGTCATTTGGTCTTGAAGCGGGTGCAGCCATTGGTATACCTTTGTTTTTTGCTCAAAGCTTAGGTATTGCATTTTATATCACTGGTTTTGCTGAGTCAGTGATCATGTTATTTCCATTTATTCCTGAGCTCCCCATCAAGCTTTTATTTCTTAGTATCATTGGTGCAACAGCCTATAAATCAACTGACTTTGCCTTAAAAACGCAAGGCATAATTTTGGTTTTAATTCTTATATCTATTGTTTCATTTTTTTTAGGCCAAGATGTCAACCATCTTTCACCAATTGATCATATGATGCAACCCAAAGTCTCTTTTTGGGCAGTGTTTGCTGTTTTCTTTCCTGCTGTCACTGGTATAGAAGCTGGTTTGTCCATGTCTGGAGACTTAAAAAATGCTTCTAAAGCCTTACCTATTGGTACCTTATTGGCCGTAATCACCGGCTTTATTGTTTACGCTCTTTTTAGCATAAAACTTGATAACCTGGGCTTAAATCAAGATGTACTATTGAGTGATACCTTGATTGTAAAAAGCGTTGCATTTATCCCTTTATTTGTTGTTTTAGGTTTATGGGGCTCTACTTTATCTAGTGCTCTTGGTGCGATGTTAGGTGCACCAAGAACATTGCAAGCATTAGCAAAAGATAGAGTTGTTTTTTCATTTTTTGCCAAAGGTTCTGATGAAAAAGATATTCCTCAGCGTGCAACAATTTTCTCTTTGCTTGTTGCTGCCTGTGTATTTTTCCTTGGAGACCTCAATGCCATCGCCTCTATTTTATCTATGTTTTTCTTAACATCTTATGGCTTTCTTAATCTATCAGCTGCTTTTGAACAACTTATGGGCAACCCATCTTGGCGACCAGAATTTAGAACCCATTTTTTAACCAGCTTGTTTGGGGCAGTCGGCTGCTTAGCAGCCATGCTAATGATCAACCCTGGTGCTACTTTTCTTGCAACTGCTTGTGTTACAGTAATTTACATCATCACCAAAAAAAGAAACTTAGGCAGTCATTGGTCTGATATCAGAAGAGGTTTGTGGATGAGCTTGGTTAGAAATGCTATTTATAAACTTGATAGCATGGACCCAGATGCTCGTTCATGGCGACCTAATATTTATGCTCTTACTGGCTCTCCTAAAAGTCGCTGGTCTTTGGTTCAATTTGCCAATATGCTGACCAAAGATAAAGGCTTTTTAAGTTTAGGCGCAAGCATAACAGGTGATAAGGTTTCTGATGACAGAAGTGTTAAGCTGGAAAAATCTATTAAAGAATTTCTCAATAAAAAACATATTGCCGCCTTGGTTTCCGTTACCATTGGTGAAAACACTTGGAAAAGCATAAAAAACAGTATTTTTAGCTATGGCATGGGTCCTATCCGACCCAATACGATTCTTTTTGGTGATTGTGACAAAGATGAAAACTTACCCGATTATATTTCCTTGCTGCAGTCATGTTACAGAAAAGAAAAAAATGTTCTGATTTTAAAAAACAGAATGGATGAAGAAAAAGAAGAAGCTGAACTGGGACAAGATCTTCCTTTAAAAAGAATTGATATTTGGTGGGGTCGTGAACAGCAAAATGCTAACCTCATGTTAGCTTTAGCTCACCTTATGCAACAATACTCCCCTCAAGGTAAAACCAACATTTTTTTAAAAACAACGATTCATGAAGGTGAAGATCAAGAGCAAGCATTAGATGTATTAAAACAATTTATAAAATCAGGACGTCTAAACATAACCCCAGAAGTATTCATCTGTGAAAAAAATCAAAACCCTTTTGAAGTGATTCAATCAAACTCAACAGGCGCAGATTTAGTTTTTTTAGGTATGCGTGCTCCACAAGAGGAAGAAACTGTGGATTCATACATAGACTACTATACATCTCTTAGAAAGAAGACAGAAAAATTGCCTCTAACTTGCATCACCTTGGCCAGTGAAGACATCAACTTTAAAGAAATTTTTAACTGA